The Stigmatella aurantiaca DW4/3-1 genome contains the following window.
CCGCTTGAGGAGCAGCAGGGATCGCCGCTCTTGCTCTCTCAGCCGGCTCAAGTCCACGCCCAACTCCTGGAAGGACACGGCCTCCAGGGCCCGGATGGTGCGCCCGGAGAAGGGCCGGCGCACCGTCACCACGCCCGCCTTCTCCAGCAACCCCAGGGCGTGCCGCACCTCGTCCAGCGGCAGCCCGGTGCGCCGGGAGAGCACCGACAGCTCCGTCGTCACGGAGCGGCCGGACGGGAAGGTGGCCAGCAGCGACTGGAGCAGCCGCTGGGCATCCGCCGCATGCGGGTGGGCGGTGGCGGCCTTGTCCGTGAGCGTCAGGCCATACTCGCCTTCTCCCCGGCTGCCGCGCTCCACCTTGCCCTCGCGCTCGAAGATGCGCAGGGCCGCGGAGACCTCGAACTCGCTGGCGCCCACCATGCCCGCGAGCACCCCCACGCCCTTGTCGAACTCGGGCACGTGGCGCAGGACGTTCCAGATGTCCCCCAGCACCACGTCCGATGGGTGATTGCCCTCGATGAGCCGCTCCTGGGTGTACACGTCCGCGTGGTTGAAGAGCAGCACCGCCGTGGCGGGCTGGCCATCCCGGCCCGCGCGCCCGATCTCCTGGTAGTACGCCTCCACCGCCCGGGGGATGTTGGCGTGCGCCACGAAGCGGATGTCCGGCTTGTCGATGCCCATGCCGAAGGCATTGGTGGCCACCGCCACCGCCTCCTTGGACGACATGAAGTCCTCCTGCGCGCGGCGCCGCGCCTCATCCTCCATGCCCGCGTGGTACAAAAAGGCGTTCACGCCCCGGCCCATCAGCGCCGCGTGCATGCCCTCGGCGGCCTTGCGCGTGGCGCAATAAATGATGCCACTGCCGCCCTGGGCGGCGAGCTGGGCGCACCCCTGCCGCTTCTCCTCGTCCCCGCTGACGCTCATCACCTCCAGGAAGAGGTTGGGCCGGTCGAAGCCTTGGGCGAACACCTGCGTGTCCTTCATCAGCAGCACGCGGATGATGTCGTCCCGCACCTCGGGGGTGGCCGTGGCGGTGAGGGCCATCGTCCTCGGGGGACGCAGGCGCTTGCGGATCTGCCCGAGCTGCGCGTAGTCCGGCCGGAAGTCGTGGCCCCACTGGGAGATGCAGTGCGCCTCGTCCACGGCCAGCAGGTCGACGCCCACCTCGCCCAGGGTGTCCAGGAAGCCCGTGCTGCGCAGGCGCTCGGGCGCCACATAGAGGAGGCGGTACTCCCGGGCGCGCAGCCGCCTCATCCGCTCCGCCCGCTCCAGGTCCGAAAGGGAGGAGTTGATGAAGGTGGCGGGGATGCTCCGCGCGGTGAGCTGCTCCACTTGGTCCTTCATCAGCGCGATGAGCGGGGAGACCACGAGCGTCAACCCCGGCAGCAGCAGGGCGGGCAGCTGGTAGCACAGGCTCTTGCCTGCCCCCGTGGGCATCACCACCAGGGTGTTGCGCTTGCTGAGCACCGAGCTGATGACCTCGGCCTGCCCCGGCCGGAACTCGGACAGGCCGAAGTGACGGACCAGTCCTTCCTGGGCTTCCACGAAATGGGGCAGATCCTCCGGCAGCATCCGCCGCATATTCACTGTTCCTTTCGCGCCGTCAACGGAGGAGCGGGACTACCTTCCAGGTCGAGTCCCCGAGGAACAGGAACAGCCCGGCGAGCCCGGACTTCGGCTACCTCCTGGGCCATGCGGGCCCTCAGCTCGGGGTCCAACCGGCCATCCACCACCACGTCGCCCTCCCGGGCCTCCCGGGGCAGGGTGGAGCGGTCCACCGTCCGGGCCCGCCCCGTGTCCAGCTCCACCACCTGGACGCGCGTGTCCTCCACCACCTCCACCTGCCAGGCCTGCCCGGAACAACGCCCAGCGTCCCCACTTCCCACCATCGCCGCCATCAGCCAGGCCCTCCCACTGCGCTCCATGCGTTCCGGCCTTCCGTGCCCGGGAGCAGCCCTCGCTCCAGCAGCGACACGTACGTGCCGTCGCCCAGCACCAGGTGATCCAGGACCTTGATGCCCAGCAACTGGCCCGCCTCGGCCAACTGCGCCGTGAGGCGCACGTCCTGCGCCGAGGGCTCGGGGTCTCCCGAAGGGTGGTTGTGCGCGAACACGAGGGCCGTGGCCCTCAAGCTCAGCGCGGCGGCGTACACCTCGCGCGGGTCCACCGGGCACGTGTTCATCGTCCCCTCGGCCACCCGCACGTTCCCCAGCAGCACGTTGCGCGGGTTGAAGCACAGGACGTGAAAGACCTCTCGCCGCAAGGCGTTCAGGGTGGGGGACAGGTACAAGTGGATCTCTTTCGGGGTCCGCAGCCGCGGGCGCCGCTCCGTCGCCCGTTGGGCCCGGCGGCCCAGCTCCAGCGCCGCCAGCACCTGCGCGGTCCTCACGGGCCCCAGCCAAGGCCGCGTGCACAGTTGCAGCGGATCCATGTGAATCAACGCCTTGAGCCCACCGAGCCCCGAGACAAGCTGCTCGGCGAGGTGATGCGTGCGGGTGCCCGGACCCAGCAACACCGAGAGAAGCTCCGGATCGGTGAGGGCCGAGGCGCCCAGCTGGAAGAGGCGCTCCCGCACCTCGTCCAGTCCTGGCGGCCGTGCCCTCACCGACCCTTCGCCCGCGGATGCCGCCTCCCCCACCGTCCTCATCGCCGCCGCCCGTCCCATCCCGCCCGCCCTCCGCACCCGGAGGACAAAGCAACCCGTGTGCCGGGCCTCCTCCCCTCGGAAGATGGGTTCAACCCCGTCCCGAGGGGCGCAACCCCCGTCCCATTTCCGGGACGGTTCATCCCTGGGCGAGGCGTTCGGCGAGCAGGGGGAGCACTTCGCCCGCCCGGGCCTCCAGCACCACGTTCGCCAGGGCCGCCCCCCGGCACTCCCCGATGTTGACGAGCGCGATGGGCATGCCGCGCTCGGCGGCCCGGGTCACGAAGCGGTAGCCGGAGAAGATGGCCAGGGACGAGCCCACCACGAGCAGCACATCCCCCTCCTCCAGGAGGGCAAACGCGGCGTCCACCGTGGGGCGGGGGACGTTGTCCCCGAAGAACACGACATCGGGCTTGAGCGGGCCGTCACAGTGGAGACAGTCGGCGGTCCGGAACGCGTGGAGGGTTTCGGTGGACAGCTCGGCGTCGCCATCGGGCCGGAACTCCACCACGTGCTCCAGGAAGCCGGGATTGAGCGCCAGCAGGCGCTCCTGCAAGGAGGCGCGGGCCTCCCGCGTGTGGCAGGTCAGACACCGCACCTCGGCCAGCGCCCCATGCAGCTCGATGACGCGCGTGCTCCCAGCGGCATGGTGCAGGCGGTCCACGTTCTGGGTGATGAGGCCTTGCACGTGCCCGGCCCGCTCCAGGGTGGCCAAGGCATGGTGGGCGGCGTTGGGCTGGGCGGACGAGAACCGGGGCCAGCCGAGCAGGCTCCGGGCCCAGTACCGCGTCCGGACTTCGGCCCGGTGGAGGAACTCCATGTGCTGGATGGGATTTCGCGCCCGGGCGCGGGTTCCAGGGCCGCGGTAGTCGGGGATTCCCGACTCGGTGCTGCATCCGGCCCCCGTGAGCACGACGGCGCGCCGGCCGCGCATCAGGCGGACCAGCGCCTCCACATTGGAGGGCACGGAGGTGGGGGAAGGGGGCACAGGAAGGGCAGACATGGCCGGAACTTAATAGCGCCGGGACCCCTCTCCTGCAGGCGCTGCGGGAGCCCGCCACCGCCGCCTCGGCGGGTTCCTGGGCAGCCGAGGCAGGGCCGCCCCGTGGCTCAGCGCGTCACCGAGACCGAGACACTTCCCAGTCCTTCGACGGTGAGGCGGACCTCGTCCCCCGGTTGGAGCATGTGGGCGGCGGTGGCCGCGCCGGCGAGCACGATGCTTCCGGCGGGCAGGGCCTCGTCCCGCTCCGCGAGCAACTCGCAGAGCTGCACGACGGACAGAATCGGGTCTCCGGAGATGGCGCTGGAGAGCGCCGACTGCACGGCCGCGCCGTTCACTTCCATGGACATGTCGAGCTTCGCCAGCGCCAGCTCCCGGGGAGGCCGCTCCAGGGAGCCCAGCACGAACATCGAGGACGAGGAGTTGTCGGCCACCACATCCGGCAAGGAGAAGTACTTGAAGTCGAGGTAGCGCGAATCGAGGATCTCCATGGCCGCGAACACGCTCGCGCACGCATCGAGGGCTTCCTCCCGGGAGATGCGCCCGCGCAGCTCGCGCGAGGTGCGGAAGGCGACCTCCGGCTCGATTTTCGGGTGGATAAAACCCTGCAACCGGAAAACGCCTCCAGCGGAGACTTGCATCTGCTGGGTGAGCACCCCGTAGACGGGGGAATCCAGGTTCATCTGCTTGCGCTTGGCCTCCGAGGTCAGCCCCATCTTCAGGCCGATGACCCGCTCGCCGCGCGCGGTGCGCAGGCGGACGCCCTCGGCCTGAATGGCATAGGCGTCCTTCAGCGTCAGGTCCGGGTGCGTGCGTGTGAGGGGCGGAATGGGCTGGGCATCGAGCCGTGCCCGGTCCAGCACGTGGGCCAGTTCCTGGTGATTCGTCATGGGCATCGGTGCGCTCCCACAGGCGAGGGGCTGGGAGCTTCGAGGCCGCCTGCCGGGGAGCGCAAGGGGCTTCTGCTCCCTATGTGAAACCCTGGGCGGGCGGCAGTGGGCCAGGGCTTGTCAGCGTGCTATTCGGGCGTCAGGTTCACAGGAGGATGCCGGCGTGCAGAAGGTCCTCAACTATATCGGTGGGGAGCTGGTCCCTCCCGCTTCGGGGCAGTGGCTCGACAAACCCGAGCCCGCGACGGCCGAGCTGTATGCCCACGTGCCCGACTCGGATGAAACCGACGTCCAGCGCGCCGTCGAGGCGGCCACGAAGGCATTCCCGGCCTGGGCGGCCATGGCCGCGTCCGAGCGGTCCCGGCTGCTGCGCCGCTTGGCCGACACGGTGCGCACCCGCCTGGAGGCGTTCGCCCGTGCCGAGTCCATCGATACCGGCAAGCCGCTGTCGGTGGCCTCCAGCGTGGACATCCCGCGCAGCATCCTGAACCTCGAGTTCTTCGCCGACGCGGTGACGCAGTTCTCCAGCGAAGCCCACGCCACCGACTCGCTGGCGCTCAACTACACCCTGCGCTCGCCGCTGGGGGTGGTGGGATGCATCTCTCCCTGGAACCTGCCGCTCTACCTGTTCACCTGGAAGATTGCCCCCGCGCTGGCCATGGGCAATTGCGTGGTGGCCAAGCCCTCCGAGGTGACGCCCATGACCGCCTTTCTCCTGGCGCAGGTGTGCCGGGAGGTGGGGCTGCCGCCGGGCGTGCTCAACATCGTGCACGGGCTGGGGGCCAAGGTGGGCGCCGCCATGAGCCGCCATCCGGACATCGCCGCGCTCTCCTTCACGGGCAGCACGCGCACGGGGGCCGAGATTGCCCGGACGGCGGCGCCCCTCTTCAAGAAGCTCTCGCTGGAGATGGGGGGCAAGAACCCCAACGTGGTCTTCGCGGACTGCGACTTCGATGAGGCGCTGGCCACCACCGTCCGTTCCTCCTTCGCCAACCAAGGGCAGATCTGCCTGTGTGGCCCCCGCATCTTCGTGCAGGCCCCCCTCTACGAGCGCTTCAAGGAAGCGCTGGTGGAGCGCACCCGGGCCCTGAAGGTGGGAGACCCGCTGGAGCCGGGCACGGAGCAGGGGGCGCTCGTCTCCCAGCAGCATTTCGAGAAGGTGATGGGCTACATCGATCTGTCCGTCCAGGAAGGAGGCCGGCTCCTGACGGGAGGGCGCCGGGCGAAGCTGGATGGACGGTGCCGCAACGGGTGGTTCGTGGAGCCCACGCTTGTGGAAGGGCTGGGGCCGGAGTGCCGCACCAACCAGGAAGAGATCTTCGGCCCGGTGGCCACACTCACCCCCTTCGAGCGGGAGGAGGACGTGCTCGCGTGGGCCAACGCCACCCGGTACGGGCTGGCGGCGAGCGTGTGGACGAAGGACCTGAGCCGGGCACACCGCTTCGCCGCGAAGCTCCACAGCGGCATCGTCTGGGTGAACTGCTGGATGCTGAGGGATTTGCGGACGCCCTTTGGCGGGGTGAAGGACTCCGGGGTGGGGCGGGAGGGGGGCCACGAGGTGCTGCGCTTCTTCACCGAGCCCAAGAACGTGTGCGTGAAGCTATGAGCCAGGACGACCGAGTCGAATCGAAGCGGGCCCCGGAGCCGGTGGGCCATTACCCCCATGCGCGGCGGGTGGGAAACCTCCTGTTCCTGTCCGGGGTGGGGCCCCGTGAGCGGGGCAGCAAGAAGATCCCCGGCGTGGAGCTGGACGGGGAGGGCAACATCGTCTCCTACGACATCGAGACGCAGTGCCACGCGGTGTTCCGCAACGTGCGCTACATCCTGGAGGAGGCGGGCTCCTCGTGGGACCGGCTGGTGGACGTCACGGTGTACCTCACCAACATGAAGGCGGACTTCCCCACCTACAACCGGCTGTGGGCGGAGTACTTCCAGGACAACCCGCCCTGCCGCACGACGCTGGAGATCAGCCGGTTGCCCACGCCGATCGCCATCGAACTCAAGTGCATTGCCACCCTGGGGGATTGAGCCATGGGACGCCTGCAACCCATCAACTTCAAGAAGTGGATCGACGAGCACCGCCACCTGCTCAAGCCGCCCGTGGGCAACCAGCTGGTCTGGGCAGACCGGGAGTTCATCGTGATGGTGGTGGGGGGGCCCAACGCGCGCACCGACTTCCACATCAACGAGGGCGAGGAGTTCTTCTACCAGGTGGAGGGGGACATCAACCTGCGGATCATGGAGGACGGCAAGTCCCAGGACATCCCTATCCACGAAGGGGAGATCTTCCTGCTGCCTCCCAAGGTGCCACACTCTCCGCAGCGGCCCGCGGGGACGGTGGGACTGGTGCTGGAGCGGCGGCGGCGGCCCGAGGAGCTGGACGGCTTTGCCTGGTTCTGCCCCCGGTGTGACAGCAAGCTGTACGAGGAGACGCTGCACGTCACCAACCTCGTCACCCAGCTGCCACCGGTGTTCGACCGCTTCTTTGGGACGCCCGCGAACTGCACCTGCAAGCAGTGCGGTTTTCAGGCCACCCGGAGCGGGGGCAAGTGAAGATCGACATCCACACGCACCTGTTGCCGGCCGAGCTGCCGCGCTTCGCCGAGCGCTATGGCTACGGGGGGTTCATCACCCTGGAGCACCACCAGCCGTGCCGTGCCCGGATGCTGCGGGATGACGGAAAGTTCTTTCGTGAAATCGAGAGCAACTGCTGGGACCCGGAACGCCGCCTGACGGAGTGCGATGCCGTGGGCGTCACCGCGCAGGTGCTCTCCACGGTGCCGGTGATGTTCAGCTACTGGGCCAAGCCGGAGCACGGGCTGGATCTGTCCCGCTTCCTCAATGACCACCTGGCCTCGGTGGTGGGGACGAACCCGCGCCGCTTCGCGGGGCTGGGCACCGTTCCCTTGCAGGATGTGAATCGAGCGGTGCGGGAGCTGGAGCGCTGCGTGCGCGATCTGGGGCTCGCGGGCGTGCAGATTGGCTCCCACGTGAATGGCACCAACCTGGGAGACGCTTCGCTCTATCCCTTCTTCGAGGCGGCGGCGGAGCTGGGCGCGGCGGTGTTCGTCCACCCCTGGGACATGCTGGGCGGGGCGAGGCTGGAGAAGTACTGGATGCCGTGGCTCGTGGGGATGCCGGCCGAGGTGGCGATCGCCATCTCCACGCTCATCTTCTCGGGGACGCTGGAGCGGCTGCCGAGGCTGCGGCTGGCCTTTGCGCACGGGGGAGGGTCCTTCCCGGGGACGTTTGGGCGCCTCCAGCATGGCTTCGATGCGCGGCCGGACCTGGTGGCAGTGGACAATCCCGTGCCGCCCCGGGCCTACCTGGGACGCTTCTGGGTGGACTCCCTGGTGCACGACGCGGAGATGCTGCGCCTCATCCTCCGGCTGCTGGGGCCGGAGAAGGTGGCGCTCGGCAGCGACTACCCGTTTCCTCTGGGCGAGGAGCGTCCAGGGGCGCTGCTGGAGTCCCTGACGGAGCTGGATGCCGCGACCCATGAACGGTTGCTGTGGCGCAACGCCCTCGAATGGCTGGGGCGCTCCCGGGAGGAGTTTGGGGCATGACGGAGGCTTCGATGCGTTTCGAGGAAGGGGAGGGGTTCGCACGGAGGATGGACGCGGAAGATCCGCTGCGCTCCTTCCGGGAGGAGTTCCTCTTTCCGCAAAGCCCCCAGGGCGAGCCGCTGGTCTACCTCGCGGGCAACTCCCTGGGGCTTCAGCCTCGCCGGGCACAGCAGTACGTCCAGGAGGAGATGGAGGACTGGGCCCGGCTGGGCGTGGAGGGCCACTTCCATGCCCGGCGCCCCTGGCTGCCGTACCACGAGAACCTGACTGGGCAGACAGCACGCTTGGTGGGGGCGTTGCCGCTCGAAGTCGTGGTGATGAATACCCTCTCGGTGAACCTGCACCTGATGATGGTGTCGTTCTACCGGCCTACCCGCGAGCGCTTCAAAATTCTCATTGAAGGAGGAGCGTTCCCTTCGGACCAGTACGCGGTGGCGTCGCAGGCGCGCTTCCACGGCTTCGATCCGAAGGACGCCGTGCTGAAGCTGGAGCCGCGGGCCGGTGAGGACACACTGCGCACCGAGGACATCCTCGAGACGCTGGAGCGGCACGGGTCCGAGATCGCCCTGGTGCTGCTCGGCAACGTGAACTACCTCACGGGGCAGGCCTTCGACATGAAGGCCCTCACCCAGGCCGCGCACGCGCGTGGCTGCCGGGTTGGGTTCGATCTGGCGCATGGTGCGGGCAACCTGCGGCTCTCGCTGCACGACGATGGGCCCGACTTCGCCGTGTGGTGCTCGTACAAGTACCTCAATGGAGGGCCCGGCGCGCTGGGCGGCGTCTTCATCCACGAGCGGCATGCCCGGGCGGAGGGACTTCCGCGCTTCGAGGGTTGGTGGGGCAACGACAAAGCCATCCGCTTCCAGATGGGGCCTGACTTCGTCCCACTGCCGGGAGCAGAGGGATGGCAGCTCTCCAATCCGCCCATCTTTCAGCTCGCGGCCCTGAGGGCGTCGATGGAGCTGTTCGACCGGGCCACCATGCCCAGCTTGCGCGGCAAGGGAGACCGGCTCACCGGCTATCTGGAGTTCCTGCTCGACCGGCTTCCCTCAGGCTTCGTGCGCATCACCACCCCTCGGGACGTGAAGGCGAGGGGCTCGCAGCTCTCGTTGCGCTTCTCGAAGGATCCGCGGCGCTTGCTGACGCGGCTCTCCGAGGCGGGCGTCTGCTGTGATTTCCGATCGCCCGACATCATCCGCGCCGCGCCCGCGCCGCTGTACAACTCCTTTCAGGATGTCTACCGCTTCGTGAAGGTGCTGGAGAGCCATGCCCGAGATTGACCGGACGCAGACCGTGACGTTGGCCGGGGCGGGGCTGGTTGGTTCGCTGCTGGCCATGTTTCTGGCCCGGCGCGGCTTTCAGGTGGAGGTGCTGGAGCGGCGCGCGGACATGCGGCGGGAGGGAGGCTCGGCGGGACGCTCCATCAACCTCGCCATCTCCGCGCGGGGGCTGTACGCGCTGCGGCGGGTGGGGCTGGAACAGGAGGCGCTGCGGCACGCCATTCCCATGCGGGGCCGGATGATCCATCCGGTGTCCGGTGAGCTGAGCCTGCAACCCTATGGGAAGGACGACTCCCAGCACATCAACAGCATCTCCCGGGCGTGGCTCAACAAGTGCCTGATGACCCACGCGGAAGAAACGGGCCGGGTCAACATTCGCTTCAAGCAACGCATCCAGCAGGTGGATTTCGATACGGGGGCGCTCACCGTGCTGGACGAGGCGGGCGGGGGGACCCGCGAGGCGCGGACCTCCGTGCTGTTCGGAACGGATGGCTCGGGCTCGGCGGTGCGGCAGGCGATGATGCGGCTTCCGGGATACACCTCGACCCAGGAGCCGCTGAGCCATGGTTACAAGGAGCTCACCATTCCGGCGGGGCCAGGCGGCACGTTCCAGATGGAGAAGAACGCGCTGCACATCTGGCCTCGGGGCACCTACATGCTCATTGCGTTGCCGAACGAGGACGGCAGCTTCACCTGCACGCTCTTCCTTCCGTTCGAAGGGCCGGTGAGCTTCGCGTCGCTGGATTCCCCTGGAAAGGTCCTCGCATTCTTCGAGGAGCGATTCCCGGACGCGGTTCCGCTGCTTCCCGAGCTCACGCACGATTTCTTCCACAACCCCACGGGGACCATGGTCACCGTGAAGGGGACGCCTTGGCAGGTGGGAGGCCGTGCGCTGGTGCTGGGAGACGCGGCGCACGCCATCGTGCCGTTCTTCGGGCAGGGGATGAACTGCGGCTTCGAGGACTGCGGGGTGCTCGATGGGTGCCTGGAGCGCCACCGGACGTGGGAGGAAGCCTTCGCCGAGTTCTTCCACCTGCGCAAAACGAACGCGGATGCCATCGCGGACATGGCGGTGGAGAACTTCACCGAGATGAGCAGCAGCACCGCCAGCGCGCGCTTCCTGCTGGAGAAGCAGGTGGAGAAGGCGCTGCTCAATGCGTTTCCAGGACAATTCTTGAGCCGCTACTCGCTGGTGAGCTTTAGCCGGGTGCCCTACCGCATGGCCTATGAGGTGGGTACCCGGGCGGGGGGCATCGTGTCTGAACTGTCCGAGGGGCTGTCCCGAGTGGAGGACGTGGACCTCGAACGCGCTGCCCAGCTCATCCAGGAGCGGCTGGTGCCATTCATGAAGGAGCACGCGGATGGATTTCGGACTGAAGGGTAGACGGGCGCTGGTGCTGGGCGCCTCCAGCGGGCTGGGGTTCGCCATCGCCTCGACGCTGGTGAAGGAAGGGACGAAGGTGGCCATCTGCTCGCGCAGCGAGGAGCGGATTCGCGCCGCGGCCTTGAGCATGGGGGCGGTGGAGGGGATCGCGGCGGACCTCACGGCGCCGGGAAGCACCCGGTCGGTCGTGGAGAAAGCCATCGCGGCGCTGGGAGGCGTGGACATCCTGGTCATCAACACGGGAGGCCCCCCGAAAGGCGGCATCCTGGAGGTTTCCGACGCCCAGTGGCAGGAGGGGTTCCAGAGCCTGTGGATGGGAGCGGTGGAGGGGATTCGGGCGGCGGTGCCAGGAATGAAGGAGCGGGGCTGGGGCCGCATCGTGCTGGTGACCTCCTCGTCCGCGCGCGAGCCCATGACGGGTTTGACGATCTCCAGCGGCCTGAGGGCGGGGTTGATGGGGCTCACCAAGATCGTCAGCGATGAAGTGGCGTGTCACGGCATCACCCTGAACGCGGTGCTCCCGGGCTACCACGCCACGGATCGGCTGAAGCAACTGGGCATTGCCGAGGATCGTCTCTCCGCGCAGATTCCGGCGCGTCGGCTGGGCCGCCCCGAAGAGTTGGGCGCGTTGGTGGCGTTCCTGGCCTCGGAGCAGGCGGCGTACATCACCGGCCAGTCCATCGTGGCGGATGGGGGCGCGTCGCGTGGTTTCTGAAACGCTCCACCAAGCCTATGCGGCCTAAGAGACTCATTTGCCATCCGTCCTCGGCCTACCGACGTTTTTGCGAGTGGGCCAAGGCAAAAGACTTGTGAGGTTGTCGGTAACATCGTCTGAATGCTTTCGGCACCTCGGATCAGGCAGTTCTAAAAAGGAAGTCCCTTGATTCCAAGTGACGACGTTCGGTGCTCCTCCTGCGCGTTTGTGATGTGCATGTGCCTCTTGGGATTGGGGGGATGTAGCTCGACCCTAGCTGCGCACGAAGGCACAGGCGGAGCAGGCTTCCTGGAACTCAATGCACAGAGCGACGGTGCCGTCGCTCAGAGCGGCAGTGCCATCGCGCAAGGCCCAGAGTGCACGCAGAAGGACACGACCGTCTCCTGCTGCCTCAAGAAGCACCCAGGCGAGTACGAGCGCTGCGGGGCACCGACTCCCAAGCAGACCCCTAAGAAATCTCCACCGCCCGCCGACGAGCCCAATCGGCTGCCTCCGCTCACGGGTTCATCACCTGAGGGAACAAGAGAGCGGGAGCAGCGGTGCCGCGAGTATTACTACCGCTGTCTAGATCTCGGCGGGGAGTACGAGCGGCGCGGCATGTTCGGGAAGACGATCTGCCAGTCGTGTTGGACCCGCTGCAACGCAGAGGGGTCCTGGCCTAAAGAGGTCAACGACTTTCCTTGCCTTGGGGGTTAGCAGTGAGACGCCCGCGCAAGGAATGGTGGCGGACGGTCGCAACAGAGCGTGATGACCTCACGGTGTCACTGCTTGAAGCGGAAGCCTCTTTCGAGGTGGCTGCCCTGTCATTCCAGGATCTGGAGCGGCGGTTTCTCCGCGAAGCGATGACGCCCACTGAACGGCTACATCTGAAGCGGCTTACGGCGATTAACGTTC
Protein-coding sequences here:
- a CDS encoding RecQ family ATP-dependent DNA helicase, with product MRRMLPEDLPHFVEAQEGLVRHFGLSEFRPGQAEVISSVLSKRNTLVVMPTGAGKSLCYQLPALLLPGLTLVVSPLIALMKDQVEQLTARSIPATFINSSLSDLERAERMRRLRAREYRLLYVAPERLRSTGFLDTLGEVGVDLLAVDEAHCISQWGHDFRPDYAQLGQIRKRLRPPRTMALTATATPEVRDDIIRVLLMKDTQVFAQGFDRPNLFLEVMSVSGDEEKRQGCAQLAAQGGSGIIYCATRKAAEGMHAALMGRGVNAFLYHAGMEDEARRRAQEDFMSSKEAVAVATNAFGMGIDKPDIRFVAHANIPRAVEAYYQEIGRAGRDGQPATAVLLFNHADVYTQERLIEGNHPSDVVLGDIWNVLRHVPEFDKGVGVLAGMVGASEFEVSAALRIFEREGKVERGSRGEGEYGLTLTDKAATAHPHAADAQRLLQSLLATFPSGRSVTTELSVLSRRTGLPLDEVRHALGLLEKAGVVTVRRPFSGRTIRALEAVSFQELGVDLSRLREQERRSLLLLKRMTDYAYTKRCRRAFILGYFGQSDVEANCGHCDVCTGARMARLAPLSRQAATTGRPENYSELAATELRRWRKALAKDLEIPPFIIFNDATLLGLAAALPTDRSTFLAVKGTGESRWERFGTKVVEICLMARAAGHEPVAVTEAARGRRRRE
- a CDS encoding DUF3006 domain-containing protein, whose translation is MAAMVGSGDAGRCSGQAWQVEVVEDTRVQVVELDTGRARTVDRSTLPREAREGDVVVDGRLDPELRARMAQEVAEVRARRAVPVPRGLDLEGSPAPPLTARKEQ
- the radC gene encoding RadC family protein, which gives rise to MGRAAAMRTVGEAASAGEGSVRARPPGLDEVRERLFQLGASALTDPELLSVLLGPGTRTHHLAEQLVSGLGGLKALIHMDPLQLCTRPWLGPVRTAQVLAALELGRRAQRATERRPRLRTPKEIHLYLSPTLNALRREVFHVLCFNPRNVLLGNVRVAEGTMNTCPVDPREVYAAALSLRATALVFAHNHPSGDPEPSAQDVRLTAQLAEAGQLLGIKVLDHLVLGDGTYVSLLERGLLPGTEGRNAWSAVGGPG
- a CDS encoding NAD-dependent protein deacetylase, translating into MSALPVPPSPTSVPSNVEALVRLMRGRRAVVLTGAGCSTESGIPDYRGPGTRARARNPIQHMEFLHRAEVRTRYWARSLLGWPRFSSAQPNAAHHALATLERAGHVQGLITQNVDRLHHAAGSTRVIELHGALAEVRCLTCHTREARASLQERLLALNPGFLEHVVEFRPDGDAELSTETLHAFRTADCLHCDGPLKPDVVFFGDNVPRPTVDAAFALLEEGDVLLVVGSSLAIFSGYRFVTRAAERGMPIALVNIGECRGAALANVVLEARAGEVLPLLAERLAQG
- a CDS encoding 2-keto-4-pentenoate hydratase, with the translated sequence MPMTNHQELAHVLDRARLDAQPIPPLTRTHPDLTLKDAYAIQAEGVRLRTARGERVIGLKMGLTSEAKRKQMNLDSPVYGVLTQQMQVSAGGVFRLQGFIHPKIEPEVAFRTSRELRGRISREEALDACASVFAAMEILDSRYLDFKYFSLPDVVADNSSSSMFVLGSLERPPRELALAKLDMSMEVNGAAVQSALSSAISGDPILSVVQLCELLAERDEALPAGSIVLAGAATAAHMLQPGDEVRLTVEGLGSVSVSVTR
- a CDS encoding aldehyde dehydrogenase — encoded protein: MQKVLNYIGGELVPPASGQWLDKPEPATAELYAHVPDSDETDVQRAVEAATKAFPAWAAMAASERSRLLRRLADTVRTRLEAFARAESIDTGKPLSVASSVDIPRSILNLEFFADAVTQFSSEAHATDSLALNYTLRSPLGVVGCISPWNLPLYLFTWKIAPALAMGNCVVAKPSEVTPMTAFLLAQVCREVGLPPGVLNIVHGLGAKVGAAMSRHPDIAALSFTGSTRTGAEIARTAAPLFKKLSLEMGGKNPNVVFADCDFDEALATTVRSSFANQGQICLCGPRIFVQAPLYERFKEALVERTRALKVGDPLEPGTEQGALVSQQHFEKVMGYIDLSVQEGGRLLTGGRRAKLDGRCRNGWFVEPTLVEGLGPECRTNQEEIFGPVATLTPFEREEDVLAWANATRYGLAASVWTKDLSRAHRFAAKLHSGIVWVNCWMLRDLRTPFGGVKDSGVGREGGHEVLRFFTEPKNVCVKL
- a CDS encoding RidA family protein; amino-acid sequence: MSQDDRVESKRAPEPVGHYPHARRVGNLLFLSGVGPRERGSKKIPGVELDGEGNIVSYDIETQCHAVFRNVRYILEEAGSSWDRLVDVTVYLTNMKADFPTYNRLWAEYFQDNPPCRTTLEISRLPTPIAIELKCIATLGD
- the nbaC gene encoding 3-hydroxyanthranilate 3,4-dioxygenase; translation: MGRLQPINFKKWIDEHRHLLKPPVGNQLVWADREFIVMVVGGPNARTDFHINEGEEFFYQVEGDINLRIMEDGKSQDIPIHEGEIFLLPPKVPHSPQRPAGTVGLVLERRRRPEELDGFAWFCPRCDSKLYEETLHVTNLVTQLPPVFDRFFGTPANCTCKQCGFQATRSGGK
- a CDS encoding amidohydrolase family protein, whose product is MKIDIHTHLLPAELPRFAERYGYGGFITLEHHQPCRARMLRDDGKFFREIESNCWDPERRLTECDAVGVTAQVLSTVPVMFSYWAKPEHGLDLSRFLNDHLASVVGTNPRRFAGLGTVPLQDVNRAVRELERCVRDLGLAGVQIGSHVNGTNLGDASLYPFFEAAAELGAAVFVHPWDMLGGARLEKYWMPWLVGMPAEVAIAISTLIFSGTLERLPRLRLAFAHGGGSFPGTFGRLQHGFDARPDLVAVDNPVPPRAYLGRFWVDSLVHDAEMLRLILRLLGPEKVALGSDYPFPLGEERPGALLESLTELDAATHERLLWRNALEWLGRSREEFGA